TGTAAACCACCGAAGGGAGAATCAAAAGCAGACGCAGCAAGATTAGAGATAGCAACTGAAACAAATGATACCGTAGCGACCTTGGCCTGCGCGGTCCCCATTACATCTCATCTAAGGGTGACACTGGCCTGCTGTTTCATTGATTGGATACCAAATGCGTACCCGTATCATGGTCTGACATTTGAATTTATGCATATAACAACTGTGATGATCGCTAGTCAAAATCCAACAATTATTAGAGAGGTTCGAGGTGCATTATTATATATCGATCATGCATCAGCTGACTGGAGAGTGTGATGGGATGCAAACAGATCTCGCCTTACAGAGCTAACCTCTTACTTGACCGATGACAAAATCACGCACGGGAATTAACATGAAGCAAGCTCATCGGAGATGTTTCCCCGCAAGCGTCGCAATCCCATTCCTTTGAAGCGATATGTCCTTCGAGAGAGTAATCCGAGAAAGGATCTTTGatctcaatctccattctGCTGGGTATGTCACGAGTCGTACCGCATGTTCGACAGAACATAAGAGCGTCTTGGGTTCTCAACGAGATCGAAGGGTTAGAGATGTATACGTGATATCTCTCTGTAGTGAAatttggatgagatgaagcGAATCGACAGATTCGCTGTGGTTGTGTTGGTTGTGTgatgtcatcatcagagGTGATGAGAAACCATTACTTAGCTTGCTTTCTTTCAAATGCAGAGATTGCGGGCTCAAAGCAGGTCAATCAATTGAACAATTGAAGAAGTGAATCAAAGATAATCCTCCGTACTCCTCCTGAGATATGGCGAACTCACGCAAAATTTAGTAGAACCCTCTGTCTTTTCCCtcagaaattggaagaatggaatcTGCTCTTCAAGTCTATTGCTCCCATTCGCTACACTTTTACAGGGTATTTTGGTAGGGTTCGGGCCGGACCAGTAGGTAAGCTTCTCAACATCTTTGCTCGAACGGCTCCCAGATGGCGCATCTCTCTTCCTGACGTTCACTGTCGTCATGGAGCAGACAACATGCTTGTGTATGATCGTACCTCTCATTGTAAACCCCATAGAAGGTACTTTCTCAGCGTCTCCAGCGCAGGGTGCTTGGTCCTGTGTTGAAGAGTCTTCAATCGAGAGATCTTTCAATCGGCTGGCTACCGAGTTTGGCATGCTTGAAGCGAGTTCTGAAGAGATGTTGGTCGAGGACATTTATAAAGGCTCCTCAAGCTTCTGGGGTGCTTGTAAATGTGTAATCGAAGATGTCCTCcatgagaaggatgttaTGCTTACTTAAAGTATAGTGGATTCGTGCGCCCGAAGCAACGTAGCGCAAGGAGAACGGAAGTTTGAGGATAGGGCAGTGCGGTAGCCTTGGAAGCTTCGATCCTTCCCTCCTGACGTCAGTCACGACCCCAGGACTAAAATTCGCGCCATGCTGTACAATGGAAGGATGGGGCTGTAGATGAAGGGGTGGAGCCCACCTTTGTCAAGAACACCATTCGAGATGCTCGTTGTCGTCCTAGGAGTGGCACTGACTGGAGAATACTGTATCCTGTACTCTTCTGCTCACCCTTCATGTAGTATTAGCTTGAAGTACTTTATACACAGTGTCATGGACTGCACCGAAGGTAGCGCAGGGCATTGGGTTGATACATGTAAGCACTACTGTATAccacatcatctttcgaagGTGGTATAACTACCGTGACAATCAATTACCAACACTCCAATGGAGAGAGGATCACACGTGTATCAGTCACCTGCATCGAAAGGAAGAATAACTCTCAAGATTCTTTCTCCTTCGATACGGCCTAGTAAGACTTGCGGCATTTCTTGCCGTACGTTTTGAGTAGTACATTACAGTATGGGTAAATGCCAACACCCCTGAAATATAATACTGTGAGTCTTTCAAGCTCATCTCGCCAAAAGCGCCAAAAGAATCAACACCTCTGCCACAGTCGTTTGGGTGTACTTGTTGAATATCTTGATTCAAAGATCAGTGGATCTTTGTCCTTTACAATACATTCCAAGACATGCAATACTGCTGTACAGCTACCTGAGCTCATTGGCCTGTCCacaaacctctttcaacaAATCGCCCAGATTGATACGGTACCGAAGATGGTCTGAAACTATGAAACTGAACAGAGTAATTATATTcataaatatatatatcctaATATCCTAATCATTAAACTAAATCAAATTATTCATTGTCTATCTGATTGCAAAAGCAAAAAACACATTGAAAGTCCTTCGACAATCCCCCAAACAACCTTATACGGCACttctaccttccttctccgcCAAGACCGCAGCTCCATCAACCTCCCTTTCTCCACCTTGTACACCCTCCGGAACTGAGCTCTCCACTGCTGCCGAAGCATCACCGGCGTGAGCCGTTCCAACTgcaatctcctcttcgttcttAGCTTCCAacgcttctttctctttcgcaCTTCGCttagcagcttcttcctcctctttcgtAGCGATCTTATCGTTCTTAAGTATCAGTGCTCCAGCAAGAGCGATGACGGCTAATGGTAAACCGATGATGTACACTTGAGAGAGGGTCTTAGTGTATGCTTGTAGCACTGCAGGTCGCATTTCCTATTTCGAAAAGCAAAACAAAAGTCAGCTCTATAATTCGATTCTCAATGAGGGTTTTGTGgtccactcacatcaggAACATAGGTCCATACGGCTGTAGCATCGTTGACAACTGCCATGACGATTTGGTCTGTAATTCCAGTGACGGACGATTTGAGATGTCGTTGAATCATATTTTCAAATACACTTCCACCCATTGATAGAGCTACGATACGACCGGCGAAACCGACTACAACATTATAGGGCATGAGTCAGTAAACAAGTTAAACAACTTTATGAGGCttatagatgatttggaggGCATACTCACCGAATACTGTCAAACCGGTACCTAAGGAGATCAACCATGGTTCTCTTCTTAATTCATGTTGAACTGAAACCATGACGTTCTGTAAACAACAACCGATACCGACACCTAAAATTACCTGGTATCCATATAGGTTGGCCATGGGAGTAGTGGGTTTGATAGTGTAGAATAAACCAGATGCGATACAAAGTAAGATCGGACCGCAGATGATGACAGGCTTGAATCGACCGATCTTAGGAATGATCctcgatgagatgattaAAGCGGCAACTTGCAGTAAAATTAGAGGTAGGAGTTTGACACCTGCCGATGTAGCTGAGGTGTGATATACCGCTTGATAAGTGATGGAAAGGTAGTATACGAGAATCATGAATACACCAAATACGCAGAAACAAACGATCGATGCGCCGCTAAGTGAATTAACCCATATACGTCAGCTTACTCTCTATATACTGTTGGTGtatttcactcacatgacGTTTCTTCTTTTGAGTAATCTCAATTTGAACATTTGACGATCAGTACCAATGAACCATTCATACAGTACGAAGACCGGTACCAATACGGCGGAAAGGACGATACAGGCAATGACGGATCCGTCGGACCATTTCTTAGTGACTCCTCCCcattgggtaaagaggatgaagcaGATTGCCCAACCCATAGAAATGATCATTCCTCCCCAGTCGCACTTGACGACTTTCCAGAACATGTCCTTGCTGTATCCCTCATAAGTCTTTTCTCTACCGAGAGGAGGTCGGGTAGGTTGGAATACGGCGATGGAAGCCATGGCGAGACCACCGAATGGAAGGTTAATATAGAAACACCATCTCCAAGAGACATGATCGGCGAAAGCACCACCTATATGGAGATGAACGTCAGCGATATTTGATTTGGAAATAGTTGTGAAAAAGAAGGGATCGGTTAGATACAGTACTCACCTAACAAGGGGCCGATGACACTTGCAATAGCGAAACTATACAACCATGTAAGTATTAGCATTGTTAGACTGACTGACGGTGGGCGATGAGTAAGACTTACCATACACCAAACAAAGCGAAATACTGAGCACGATTATGTAAAGAAGTCATCTcagcgatgatgatcataccaCCACTGAATAGACCGGCTGCACCTAAACCAGCCAAGGCTCTTCCCAAAATCAAGACGTCCATCGAAGGGGCGACACCACAGACGAGAGAACCAatttcgaagatgaagacggCGAACATGATGACGTGTttggaagggaagatgtTCATCCATTGTGAATAAAGTAGATTGAAACCGAGGAGGGTGAGGCTGAATCAAGACACAAATATAAAATTATCAGTAAAGGGGTTCATGATCCGCAGGAGCAGGATGCAAGGTAGACATAGAACTCACAAGAAACCAGAAGCGAGCCAAGATAATTTTGTCAAAGAGTTGAACTCTGCTGTTATCTTGGGTATAGCCGTAGCTACGATCAATTGATCCAGGGCGAACAGGAATATGCAAACCATCAAAGAGACGAATATCGCCCAAAATCGCCATTTGGGTAATTCCATCGGAGCATGTACACCGGAATGACCTTCAGGTGGTGCATGTGattttttctctttctttggtTTTTTACCATCACTGTTGTTACTGCTCGTTGTATCGGTTTGAGGAAGTCCGTTGTTGTGAGCAGGTAGGGGTAAGGGAGCTTTGGTAGATTCGACGGAAGTTCGTTCACCCACACCTGAGTGAACAGTCGTGGTCGGTGAAGGCATATTGGAGGGTGTGTTTAACGTTGCCATGGGATAGGAGGGTGATAGTGCGGGGTCAAGGCGcaaggatggtgatgatgatgatctcagaTGTATtatttgttgatgttgatggtcgATCAAACCAAACCGACTCAAAATAGATGTTTTAGGTCCGGTGAGTTATCGTTGAATGGAGGAATTAATACAAGAATATACAAGTTACAATTTTGCTGTTGGTGTtgtggatatatatatatagatatatagatagatggatgtTACAAGATCATTTCAACGCTTCAGTATGCACCTCGGCTCAACGATGAGAGATGGCCAGTATGTAGGATGTTTTATGAATGTTGATACAGTAAAATAAATAGCTTACCGCCGAAGCTCGGCTTCCGACCATTCCAATGGGTTTGTATTTTGTGCTGTTATGGGTATTTTTACCTTTGTTTACGCTTAAAAAAGTGAATCTCGAATTGATCTGCTTTGTACTCACAAGGCACCAAGTTGAGATCCCTTAAACTGACTTGTTGAGTAAAAATAGAATGCTTTTAGGATGGGATTACGAGATAAAGCCAATTCACCTCGGGGACCGAAGACAACTGTCTGTAGGGCAGTAAATCAACTACCAGTATCGTTACTATGAAGATCTTGTGGCATGACACCTATGCTATGCCATATGCTATAGTTCGTTTGTAGACCGTGTGTAAGGCATATCACGACCGGCGCAGCAAATGGATTGAGCCGTCAGTGTATGGTCGATCGCGAACATGAGATATGCAGTACATACGACCAATGCAGTGGAACAGAACTGGGATGAGCTTCAGGGCGTCAGTCTCATCGTAAGCGGTCTGATCCTGTCACTGCTCGGATCTTGGTCACTTAGCTCTGGTCGATGCTTTTGGTACTATCCAATAAGCCAGCTCGGCGGATAGTAGGGGATCAGGATAAGAAACCAGACAAGATAACACCCGAAGTGATTAGCAATCAAAGTATCAAATCAGTACCGGAGTCCGAAGTGACATGTAGGAGTTTCTGGGATTCGGAGTTTCGCGCAActacttttcttttctccctttGTCTCactgatgtatgatatatgttaGGCCTGACTATGGTGAAAGACGATATGATAGATAGTCCAGATTCCAATAGTCTAGATACTACTAAAGAAATGAAATCGTCGATTCAAGACTGATGCAAGAGTCTCAATCTGATACTCAAATCATCGGTTCGGCATAGCATATCAGGTTTCAGAATTGGTTTCATCGTTGTACAGCAGTATCGGTTATGTCTCTTCTTACGAACAATGCATTCATCATGACTTGATTCCTTTGACTCTACTGTACTATTTAGATCTACTGTTCTGAAGATTGTTTAGCACTGGGAAGCTCTACAACCTGATCCACACCGGTATATTCAGGGATATTCAATTCGAATTTCTTTGCTAGGTCACTACCAAACCAAACGGAATCAGTGtcagcatcagcatatatgtttcatacctatacctatatTTTCTTTGAGATAGGATGTACGATAGTTTAGACGATATGAGACTCACTCAGGAACAAATCTACCACCTAGCCAATGTCTCCCCTTGAAATTCCTCACACCCTCTTTAGGCGCAGTCAGACTGACCAATACGTCCGGCTCGAAAGTTTTGATCGTCTGAGTATTGTCTTTCTCGGTATACAGCGGTTGGGGACCTTCTGTCACTGACCATCCGGATGGTATGTCCACTGAGACGATGGGGATAGTGGTGGATGTGATGGCGTTGAGAACTTGGTCGAATGGTTCTCTCAATGGaggtgagaatgagaagcCTGAGGAAATTATCGAAAGGCAGTCAGATCATGATATCATGGTATGAACATATCTCACGAGGGCAAAGGATCAATGATGACTCTCGACTCACCAAAGATAGCATCCAATATTACATCACTTTCCTTCAACTCATTCTTAAATTCCTCTACATCCTTCAATACGGGTATATTCAGATTCTCACATTGCTTCAATAACCTCTTGTATATATCTTTCGAGCCGGGTTTGGGAAGGTAGATGGTAGGTTTGTATTTGAAATGATGTAAATGACGAGCAGCTACTAGACCGTCTCCTCCCTATGATTCAGTATACAGTCAGCATACGAGCTCCAATGAGCACAAGTGCGACATGGTACGTATAGTCTACTCACCTGGTTACCTGGTCCACAAGCTACCATCACCCTCTTATGTGATTCCACGGAATAACTTTTGGATAACGCTTGAGCGCATGATAGACCGGCTAACTCCATTAACTGTATACAATGGAAGATAAACATCAATCTGGGTTACTATGTCACTCtgtatcagaagagaagacgTGGACAGAACAAAAGGGGCGTATTTGGATCGGGGTTCCGTCGAGTATTGGAGATATACTTTTcacttgactcacctgatccagtGAGAATGCTCCTGATGCAGACATCAGCTCTTCGTCGATCTGCCAGCGGTCCAGAACCATATATGTCAGATCATTGCTTGCTACATTATGAATGGACTCGGACATACCTGCTGAGCGAGCTTTTGGCTGATATATCTGATTGACATTTTGGGTATCTCCAGAGTCTTCTGTGAGGAAGGCTGATGGATCAGCTTAGAAGTTTCAAGGGTATGCCAGTAAACATGCGTATGAACGAGTGACGCTCAACAGTAATCTTGGTAGttaaggtgagttggtggTGACATCATTTTCTTGCTCCTACACTGTGGACGACCAGTCAAGTGGAGGTCGTCCATCTGTTCACCTGTATATATTTAAATTACTACAACTGATCGATGAGGTATGGGTATGCATGTTTTGGTGCTGGgtatatactgtatatgaGAGGTGTATATTTCGTATGCAATGCTGCCATATCCCCTGTTCTCTCCATCACATTGATTCTTTTCGTACATCAGCCTGACCTGCTTCCTCCTTGAGAATCGCTTGTCCTTTCGGTCCATGTTGATCCTGCCCAAACTTCATCATTTCTTGCGATcctaattcctcttccatctccaaccCAGCGgttgcatcttcatcacgCATCATTTCCCCCAACGTATCTTCCAGACCTTTCATATCCCAATCTTTCAACTGCAGCTTTATCCCAttcacattctcattcttTCCAAATAactctctcaatctcatttcctcttccgtCCCGCCCATAACCAGACTAACTACCCTCTGTCTTTCTCGTCCGATGGCATTACTACCCAGTCTACCCAATCTTCCTTTGACTAGACTATACCATCCATACCTATCCTTTACTCCACCGGATTTACGTTGTTTCTTACTTAATCCCTTGATGTCCAATCCATCGAGGAGGTATATCGTCTGGAGTTCAGGCAGATGAAGACCAGGTATGGAACTTCTAGTTCCTAATAACAAAGGTaatccaccatcttcttcctcagcttcatctctATTCTGTCTTTGCAATTCGTCGAGTTGGGAAAGTGAAATATCGACCAAATCCGGAGTTAAGATtaaagatgatataccaaGATTGGCAAGTTCTTCTGATAAGAGATTTAATGATATTCCCTCTGGAGGTAATATCAATGAATATCCctttgaggaagaagaagtggtgGCATGAATTAGAGATAGAGTTTCAATCATCTCTATTGGTATTTCCCTTTTTCGaatcacttcatcttccccattctcatcttcaacttcctttgTTGGATCGTCTTGTAGAGTAGGTGCATGGAGGTTGAGAGAAGTGATTGATCCGTCTTTAGCGTCAATGACCAACACATGATGTTCAGGTTCGATCTGTTCATGTCCATCTATATTTGCATTTTTCaccccaccttcatcctctattCCTGATAATTTTTGGTTCTCCTTGATCTGAGTGGAAGACCTTTTAGTGATCCTCTCTTCAACCGCATCCAACAATCTATTTCTAACATCTTTCAACTTATCCGAAGCCCCTTGTGTGaaatccaaatcaatcaatccatctttgacatgTCTATTACTCTTCCTTATCCAACCTCTAATCTTAATTAACCTTTTCAGATCTTTATTCATACCTGATGATACCCATATCGTATTtatctcatctctcctttTTGAATAATCCAAaatacctccttcttccttcttcctcctgcttGGTACGGCCGGAAGGATATTCAACAAATCGTTCAAAGCAGATACGATCggtggaggatgacgaaAGAGGGGATGAGAAATTAACATTTGAGAGGTAGAGTGTCGAGAAGGTATAGGACCAATCAAGTGTTCAGGTTCGTCTAGGAATATGTACCGTAGGAATGGTAAGGAACTGGGAGATAGATCGTAAGATTGTAGATCTTTTGGTGTAGAGATGATTATAGGTTTATCAGGTAAATCTAATTTCGAATGTGACTTTGCTGAAGTTTGTGCAAAGGATTGAGAAGGGTGGTTGGAATTGAACCGTATGAGTGTGAATGATTCTTGAGTTTCGGTGGGTGATAGGTTCACAAGGTGTTGATGGACCTGTTGAGCTAGATGAGGTGTAGGAACGAtaatcatcactttcacGCCGTTTTGTGTCGTATTCGTATTCGAATGGGATCTCAGAGCAATGTTCATAGCTGATAAGGCTAATGCCAAAGTTCTACCAAGTCTCATCAGTATATCTTATTCAAGTACTAGTATAAATAGTGATTCACTCACTTGCCTCGacccatatcatctttcagatAAACTTCCTTACCTGCTCCTACAGCTAGGAGAAATAACTTCTGAGCTGATGTAGGTTGGATGATATGCGGGTAAGAAGAGATTAATCGTTCTGCCAGTGGTAGAGAGATGCCTAGTTCCTATAATATTGACAAAgtgatcagctgaattaTTTATAAGATGATCTATGACCGTCACTCACAGTCCACCTTGAGATAGCATCCTCATTCTTCGTTTCCGTATGAATATTCCTTCGAAGTGGTGGGCTTGACCTTGGACCCCACCTTGTCCTTGGAATCCAACGACGCAAACCCGCATTTGTTGGAGGTAGTTGCTGACTGATCGAAGATCGATTTACGGTAGAAAGATACCTGGAGAACACCTTTGCACCTATTTTCGAGCTTGTGGGACGATCCAGCAGAGACTGACCTGCCTTGAGGCAGATACGACAGAGCATCCTGGGGTGACTACGCTGATCAGTcagatttgatctgatcaaacGTTAATGATCAAACTGAAATATCGTTCATGTCTAGCAGCAAAAGCAGTTGGGTTGGTGAACTTTCTGAAATTTCATGTAGCTGATTTCGGTGATCGCCGATTTCTCAACCGCCTTCCCCGTTGCCTCTTCCATTGATAGTGAGTTACTACGGTTGTCATCTGTTACGTCATATACTTGTGTATGTATGCTGTTGAGCTGGAAAAGAAGATCGGCgtgatatatatagagaCGCCTCGGACGGGTGTTGACGAAACGATCAGAATGATTGTGGGTTTTGAGCTTACAACAACAGCATTACCATACAGCCGAGTCGCCCTGATAATAAGGTTTGAAACTTGGGAACGCTTGATTGCTTGATTCCCTGACATGCCCcagttggaagatgagtttgagtGTGAAGCGAATTCTTACTTCGTGTCAGCAATGCTTGGAAGCGAAGAGATGCTGTCAGATGGATGCGTAGCATAGTAGAACGTGACTCCCTGCATGcgatatgagctgatgtgagaCGAGACCATGCATATAAGTCGATGTGAGATAGACATTACCGAATGAGTGTATACTCAGCCGGATCAAATTCAGGGTTTCATCAGACTTAACCTAGACCTACCATACCTCGGACTAAGATGTATCACCTCATACGCACACTCATACTATCTGTTACATATTGTCACCATAGGTTTAAATTACAACATACATCATAGCTtgcttcatcaatcacaattCGCAACTCACAACTaacatctcacatctcaaGACAAATTACAGTAGATCTTTGAAGACTTTTGTCAAACAATCAAGAACAGGAGAAAGAACAATAAGGTACCACTTCCTCAAACACTGTGTTATTGCCCTATTATCCATCAGAGACAGAGAACAATAAAGGAATTACTTATATTCGCTCGAGTAACTTTGTGATTTCGTGGAATTAGAGAGATCTCAGATCCTTAGATCATCATTATTCATCTattgttcttctcttcgaaAGGACAATAAACGACCCttgattgaatttgatttgGTGGCTTTTTGTACGGAGCACTGTCCAAATGACTACGACACTCAGACACCCTCCTTCGTCTATATCTTTACACACACACGGACACAGTCACGGCTCTTATCCACCTTCCGATAATAAGAATGGTCAAAGTTCCTTACATCCGTGAGTGACAAGTCATCCTGTTATCAATCCGTGAGAGGATTGCTAACTGATTGTGATATCTTTTGTTATCATCTACTCATATCTTCGGATCTGATCTCTTTGTTCTGAACTTTACTTTCCCTTTTGTCTCCTAATTCAATCAACACAATCAATTCTGTTTCACACGCATTGCTTTACTTGTTTCAATgaaatcatcaacctttTCGACCTTGACTACCATCAAATCTACCTACATCCTCTGGAATTCCTaccctcaccatcaccatcaccctcgCATTCCCCCCACCTGCTCCAATCGAATCTGTATCCCTGTGTATCTGTTTGGCCGTGTGTCTGTGTATCTGTGCATCTGTGCTCGACACTAAACCTATAATCGGCGTTCCTATCCCCTGTCACCCtgtccttctcttcttctcttccacaCACACACACGCTCACCACCTACAAACAATCAAAACGATATCTCAACGAATCTAACCCCTCTTGTCATCTACCCG
The nucleotide sequence above comes from Kwoniella europaea PYCC6329 chromosome 1, complete sequence. Encoded proteins:
- a CDS encoding NAD(P)H-hydrate epimerase produces the protein MSIRYISQKLAQQIDEELMSASGAFSLDQLMELAGLSCAQALSKSYSVESHKRVMVACGPGNQGGDGLVAARHLHHFKYKPTIYLPKPGSKDIYKRLLKQCENLNIPVLKDVEEFKNELKESDVILDAIFGFSFSPPLREPFDQVLNAITSTTIPIVSVDIPSGWSVTEGPQPLYTEKDNTQTIKTFEPDVLVSLTAPKEGVRNFKGRHWLGGRFVPDDLAKKFELNIPEYTGVDQVVELPSAKQSSEQ